From the Cucurbita pepo subsp. pepo cultivar mu-cu-16 chromosome LG05, ASM280686v2, whole genome shotgun sequence genome, one window contains:
- the LOC111794585 gene encoding tyrosine aminotransferase-like: protein MENASRKWRFQVDSEPNKSINLSIYAVLDMIRQSLDKNDQRIVVPLGYGDPSIFPCYHTDVAAEDAIADAVRSAKFNSYSPSLGMPEARRAVAVHLSRDLPYSLSADDVYLTAGCVQGIQTVLTALSFCGPGANVLLPRPGFPIYEMRADFAHIETRHFNLLPERNWEVDLDAVEALADERTVALVIINPGNPCGSVYSREHLQKIAETASKLGIMVISDEVYANLTFGCNPFVPMGAFSSIAPVVTLGSISKKWVVPGWRFGWIVLNDPHGILHQSRIVERIKSYITFTMVPATFIQAAIPQILETTKDDFFSRINYMLREAVDTCYEGVQEIPCITCPKKPEGSMFMIVKLDLSLLEGIEDDCEFCVQLAKEESVIILPGAAVGLKNWLRISFAIDIEALKEGIRRLKAFCQRHGRGTQA, encoded by the exons ATGGAAAACGCCTCAAGAAAATGGCGTTTCCAAGTCGATTCGGAACCCAATAAGTCCATCAATCTCTCAATCTATGCAGTTCTCGATATGATTAGGCAGAGCCTCGACAAAAATGACCAGAGGATAGTTGTTCCCCTTGGTTATGGCGACCCTTCCATTTTTCCTTGCTATCATACTGATGTAGCCGCTGAAGACGCCATAGCCGATGCTGTTCGCTCTGCAAAGTTCAATTCCTACTCTCCCAGTCTTGGCATGCCCGAAGCCAGAAG GGCGGTTGCCGTTCATCTATCTCGTGATCTTCCGTATAGTTTGTCGGCAGATGATGTTTATCTAACAGCTGGGTGTGTACAAGGAATTCAAACCGTATTAACGGCTCTATCTTTCTGTGGCCCAGGCGCCAATGTGTTGCTTCCAAGGCCTGGGTTCCCAATCTATGAGATGCGAGCTGATTTCGCTCATATTGAAACTCGCCATTTCAATCTTCTCCCTGAAAGGAATTGGGAAGTCGACCTCGATGCTGTTGAAGCTCTAGCAGATGAGAGAACTGTTGCGTTGGTCATCATCAATCCAGGAAATCCATGCGGTAGCGTTTACTCTAGAGAACATCTGCAGAAG ATTGCAGAAACAGCTAGTAAACTTGGGATTATGGTAATCTCTGATGAAGTTTATGCCAATCTCACTTTTGGCTGTAACCCATTTGTCCCAATGGGAGCATTTTCATCAATTGCTCCTGTTGTTACTCTCGGATCAATATCTAAGAAATGGGTTGTGCCTGGATGGCGATTTGGTTGGATTGTTCTTAATGACCCACATGGGATTCTTCATCAATCTAGG ATTGTTGAGCGCATCAAGAGCTATATCACTTTCACAATGGTTCCTGCAACATTCATTCAG GCAGCCATTCCTCAAATTTTAGAGACAACGAAGGATGATTTCTTCTCCAGAATAAACTACATGCTGAGAGAGGCTGTAGATACTTGTTATGAGGGAGTTCAGGAAATCCCCTGCATCACTTGTCCCAAAAAACCAGAAGGCTCCATGTTTATGATA GTGAAACTTGATCTGTCTCTTCTGGAAGGCATTGAAGATGATTGTGAGTTCTGTGTTCAGTTGGCTAAAGAGGAATCTGTCATTATTCTTCCTG GCGCTGCGGTTGGGTTGAAGAACTGGTTACGAATATCTTTTGCAATTGATATCGAAGCACTTAAAGAAGGCATTCGGAGGCTCAAAGCCTTCTGCCAAAGGCATGGTAGAGGCACTCAAGCTTGA
- the LOC111795278 gene encoding tyrosine aminotransferase-like has translation MEMNGRQRWNIEGSEEMNKSSVTVRGSLNQISRYLNSEDDRPVIGFGHADPSGFPSFRTSSAIVEALVDAVRSWKFNSYPSTQGLLPARRALAEYFSKSLPYQLSSDEVFVTAGCLQAIEIIISVLTRPGANILIPRPAFPHYETRAIFGGLEVRNFNLIPQNNWEVDLEAVKALADNNTVAIVIINPNNPCGSVYTSQHLKEIAETARKLGIFVISDEVYAHMVFGKKPFVPMGEFGSIAPVLTLGSLSKKWSVPGWRLGWILTTDPNGILKKHGILESIENYKEIIPPPATCIQGAVPQILAKTSDEFVSGLLDSLKTNADILYEKINKIPCFTCPNKPEGSMLAMVKLNLEQLEGIRDDVEFCSKVAREESVVILPGVAVGLKNWLRFSFGMERCAIEDGVARLESFYQRHKLH, from the exons ATGGAGATGAACGGAAGGCAGCGGTGGAACATCGAGGGGAGCGAGGAGATGAATAAATCGTCGGTTACAGTCCGCGGTAGTCTGAATCAGATCTCTAGGTATCTGAATAGTGAGGATGATCGTCCGGTGATTGGTTTTGGGCATGCGGATCCTTCTGGCTTCCCCAGCTTTCGGACTTCTTCTGCCATTGTTGAAGCCCTAGTTGATGCTGTTCGATCCTGGAAGTTCAACTCGTATCCTTCCACGCAGGGCCTTCTTCCCGCCAGGAG GGCACTGGCAGAGTATTTCTCCAAGAGTCTACCATATCAGTTATCCTCTGATGAAGTATTTGTCACTGCCGGTTGCTTACAAGCCATTGAAATCATAATATCTGTACTAACTCGTCCTGGTGCCAACATCCTGATTCCTAGACCAGCATTCCCACATTATGAAACGAGAGCAATTTTTGGAGGCCTTGAAGTTCGCAATTTTAATCTCATACCACAAAACAACTGGGAGGTTGACCTTGAAGCTGTCAAAGCTCTAGCAGACAACAACACTGTCGCTATAGTTATCATCAATCCCAACAACCCTTGCGGCAGTGTCTACACATCCCAGCATCTCAAAGAG ATTGCAGAAACAGCAAGGAAACTTGGGATTTTTGTGATCTCTGATGAAGTTTATGCACACATGGTGTTTGGGAAGAAGCCCTTTGTGCCAATGGGCGAGTTTGGATCCATTGCGCCGGTGCTAACCCTTGGATCTCTATCAAAGAAATGGTCTGTTCCTGGTTGGAGATTGGGTTGGATTTTGACTACTGATCCTAATGGCATCCTGAAAAAACATGGG ATTCTGGAGAGCATTGAGAACTATAAGGAAATTATCCCCCCTCCCGCAACCTGCATCCAG GGAGCGGTTCCACAAATTCTAGCGAAAACCAGCGACGAATTTGTTTCAGGTCTTCTTGATTCACTGAAAACAAATGCagatattttatatgaaaagaTCAACAAGATCCCTTGTTTCACTTGCCCAAACAAACCAGAAGGATCAATGCTTGCAATG GTGAAGCTGAATCTAGAACAACTTGAAGGGATCCGCGACGACGTAGAGTTCTGCAGCAAGGTGGCGAGGGAAGAATCTGTGGTGATTCTCCCAG GTGTTGCCGTTGGGTTGAAGAATTGGCTGCGCTTCAGCTTTGGGATGGAGCGTTGCGCCATTGAAGATGGCGTGGCAAGGTTGGAAAGCTTCTACCAAAGGCATAAGCTCCATTAG